A single region of the Melopsittacus undulatus isolate bMelUnd1 chromosome 10, bMelUnd1.mat.Z, whole genome shotgun sequence genome encodes:
- the LOC117436720 gene encoding corticoliberin-like produces MRVRMLSAASVLVLLFLPSETCSPLQRPWGPAPHPPWEPWSGPPRPTAAPLPHRLYHRRGGAEPSAEPRAPRTPQQRDSKPSSLDLTFHLLRQFLAMSRRERLEQKVLSNKLLLQSIGK; encoded by the coding sequence ATGCGGGTCAGGATGCTCTCGGCTGCCTCCGTCCTCgtcctgctcttcctgccctCGGAGACCTGCTCCCCCCTGCAGCGGCCGtggggtcctgccccacaccccccctgGGAGCCTTGGTCCGGCCCCCCGCGCCCCACCGCGGCCCCGCTGCCCCATAGACTGTACCATCGGCGGGGGGGGGCCGAGCCCAGCGCCGAGCCCAGAGCCCCTCGGACCCCGCAGCAGAGGGACAGCAAACCCAGCTCGTTGGACCTCACCTTCCACCTCCTGCGCCAGTTCCTGGCCATGTCCCGACGGGAGCGGCTGGAGCAGAAGGTGCTGAGCAACAaactcctgctgcagagcatcgGGAAGTGA